A stretch of DNA from Sylvia atricapilla isolate bSylAtr1 chromosome 3, bSylAtr1.pri, whole genome shotgun sequence:
ctctcaTACCACTGGAAAGGACAAATGGGAGGCATGGAGGGGGGAATGCAAAGTTAGCCTTCATGACTGAGAAAAAGAGGCTGCTGAAGGCAAGGTTGGCTTAGGCTGGTCCCAGGCGCTTATTGACCTATAATTTAATTTGGTGATGTTTCTTCTGACAGCTGCCGCTTGCAAATGATAACTGTCCTCATCCCCCCTGAGAACAGCAGGAGTTGGCAGCCATGGCTGAATGTGGCCTTTCTTGGCCCTCTTCAGGCCATCccaaatgaaagaaaatctcttGCTTATGAAAGGAAACACTACAGAAGTGACCTTTGCTCCATTATTAGAAATTTATTTACCAATTAGTTTTAATCACTGAAATTATTGAAGGATTTTGAATAGTTTTGCAAATCTATGGACAAAAAAGCTAGACAAAAATGGATGATAACATTCTCAAATGAGCCATTTAAGATTTAATGAGGCATTTAATCACTAAGTCAGACCTGTACTTTGATGGTAAGATCCAATTTTGGGGAGTGATTATCTTCAGACACATCAAAGGGCTTGAATTGCTGAGGGGAGTGTAAAGCCAAACAGAGCCTCTGCCATGGAGTGAGAGAATCTGGGCTTTGATGACTCAGCTTTCTTACAGCAGAGGAGTTTGCTCATGTCCAGTTACAGACAAAATTTTCTTTAGAGTGTTTATCTAGTCTTAAATGGCTCTTCTACGAAACTGATGCTGGTGTTTAGAATCCTTGTTCGTTTGTCTCCAATTTATCCACATCAGCTGTTGCAAGGAAAGCAGACAGTGTTGTTGTGAAGTAGAAAAGGGATGTTACATTCCCAAGCCCACTCTGAAAAATCCTCTTCAGTAGAAcaaaagctgctgtgcaggggctgggcagaaATCATTGGTATCTGAGAGCAAAATCTGAGGGCCTTGAAGGAGCAAACCAGGTTTGCAAACTAGTGTGAGAAAAGATGCACAAAACTGTAGCTCACGTGGGGCAATATTAGCAGACACTTTAAGTTCCCTGAAGTGCAATATGAGCAGTGATGGGTATCACAGACCTGCTCTCAAAATCACACTTGTCTGATCACTGTGAGCTGACCTGACGCATTGTAATGCAGCACCGCatggggttttcttttccttctaaatcGTATAGACAATGATAAAATTTGTTAGCAAGGTGGCAGAAACAAGGGCAATTCTAGATTAGATTTGGTACAAGGGTAGATAACCTTTTTTTACTGAATCTGAGCCTGCTGCATCTGACATTCTTTAGATGCAGATGCAGAAATACTGTATTGATGTTATTTGTATTATAGTGCAGCAATCTGATCACTGTTATGTGAAGAGAATTTATGCATCTTGTCTTCTTCACGTGAGGCTAGGACAAATGCCCAGGGCAGATGGAAGAGATGATTAGCTAGACTAATACTTCGATCAACACATCATGCATTTCCAAGGTGGTAAAAGATATCACTGAGTATCTGCACTGGAACAAGTTTAGTTGACTTAGCTCCCTTCTATACAGTAGCAGACTAAAAGTCCAAGCTTCTACTAGGAGATGCAGCACTAGCTGTAAATGGAAAAGGAGCCTCTGGGATTCAAAGCTTGGCCCTCGATGAGGAGCCTTGCAGAGCAGAAATGCACTCTCCCACCAGGTGAGCAGCCTCATTGGCTGTGCCCCTGTGCACTGAAAAGCCACCTGGCCCATGCCCATAGTTGTGGACCACTGGGAGCTCAACTCCTCCTTGGCTCAAAACCTCTCTCTGCACTCTCACGCACTGCCTGGACGGCCTCAGGCCCACCTTCACCTCCATAACTCGAGCTCCCTGCAGTGAGGGCTCAAGGGAGCAACATCTGTCAAAGATGTCTCTAGTAGCGCCAGCATCAGGGGAGAGACTCCAGCTCCCCTTTTCCCTGGTTCCCCCCAGGGTCACCCTGTGTATCCCTGGGTAGATGTAAGTTAAGCCATCTCCATCTCGGATGAATTGTTTCACCCAAGGAGCATGGACCTTGAGGACTTGTCCCCTgacagggaagagctgcttgTCCCTCACCAGCTGGTGGGCTCCCATGCCTGCACAGTTGACAACGATGTCATAGTCACTGTGCAGCTCCCACAGGTCTGCCACTTTCCTGGTGTAAATCTGGGTGCCAGCTGCTTTCAACCTGCAAAAAAGATGGCAGAAGTGAGGCAGAAAAGAAACCCCTAAACCCTTACATAATTATTATGGacattgaaaatgaaaatatggaaatgaaaatgaaaaaaatatggaaaatgagATAGATTGCCTTTGCCTTTACATATAGATCAACAACCAATAAATAGA
This window harbors:
- the DDO gene encoding D-aspartate oxidase; translation: MASPKVAVVGAGVIGLSTALCITETCPSCSVTVLSDQFSPNTTSDVAAGMLIPHTYPDTPIHRQKQWFKETFTYLFAISNSAEASEAGIHLVSGWQVFKSTPNEELPFWSDVVLGFRAMSEAELSKFPQHRFGQAFTTLKCDCPPYLLWLEKRLKAAGTQIYTRKVADLWELHSDYDIVVNCAGMGAHQLVRDKQLFPVRGQVLKVHAPWVKQFIRDGDGLTYIYPGIHRVTLGGTREKGSWSLSPDAGATRDIFDRCCSLEPSLQGARVMEVKVGLRPSRQCVRVQREVLSQGGVELPVVHNYGHGPGGFSVHRGTANEAAHLVGECISALQGSSSRAKL